One Aquisediminimonas profunda genomic region harbors:
- a CDS encoding TonB-dependent receptor domain-containing protein, whose amino-acid sequence MFLRPLLLFTLVIASPALAQRTTNNVVTSSDDAFGRAVGNDKIGIYTTESVRGFNPIEAGNVRIEGLYFDQQSTPSVRLVDSSAVRVGYATKGYPFPAPTGIADLLIEKYEGKRVISIDAEAESYRNFSGSMQLKLPIQGERLGISAGIGTRFARVPQGRDGNFLSAGINLDWRPYDGAEIVVFASRFHVTKMRTSPTFFPSGSFAPPHVSRRRFVGQPWADGKSNGITNGGYAKLPLGSFRLEAGVFRSIKDDPLVFADLALGTGSDGSISNRLIIADKDSYAASTSGEIRLTYAWGSARARHRLLADVRGRTQRRLFGGQQAIALGASVADVPDIRPQPIFAFGPDDRSHVRQFTFGLGYNLDVKGTGTLGLAVQKSSYRKQTLFANPTLPSLVSRDKPLLFSVNGTLELLPGLSAYGGFVRGLEESAIAPDVASNRNEAPPALRTRQMDAGLRYAFSPKLSMIIGLFNVKKPYFNLDATNRFRELGSVSNRGVEFSLAGTVVPGVTAVAGALLLDPQVSGEAVTLGIIGPRPAGSVARRAIANLDWKPVGQDAWSFDLAYECFSGATGDRLNTFTSPARTTFGLGARYRFRIGNAKLLLRGQVVNLFNDYGWKVSSSGGFTFTLPRKAVINLAADF is encoded by the coding sequence GTGTTTTTGCGCCCCCTCCTGCTGTTCACGCTGGTCATTGCGTCGCCGGCTCTCGCGCAACGCACCACCAATAATGTCGTCACGTCTTCTGACGATGCCTTCGGGCGCGCCGTCGGCAATGACAAGATCGGCATCTATACCACGGAGTCGGTCAGGGGCTTTAACCCGATTGAAGCTGGCAATGTGCGGATCGAAGGTCTCTACTTCGATCAGCAGTCAACACCATCAGTGCGGTTGGTGGACAGTTCTGCGGTCCGGGTTGGATATGCGACCAAGGGATATCCGTTTCCCGCTCCCACCGGCATTGCAGACCTGCTGATCGAGAAATACGAGGGCAAACGGGTCATCAGCATTGATGCCGAAGCTGAATCCTATCGAAATTTTTCGGGATCAATGCAGTTGAAGCTGCCGATCCAGGGAGAAAGGTTAGGCATCTCGGCGGGAATTGGGACACGGTTCGCCAGAGTCCCGCAAGGTCGGGACGGCAACTTCCTGAGTGCGGGGATCAATCTGGACTGGAGGCCCTATGACGGGGCCGAGATCGTTGTGTTTGCCAGCCGTTTTCACGTCACCAAAATGCGGACCTCTCCAACCTTTTTTCCAAGCGGCAGCTTTGCGCCACCGCATGTCAGCCGAAGGCGGTTTGTGGGGCAGCCGTGGGCGGACGGCAAATCAAATGGCATCACCAATGGCGGTTATGCGAAATTGCCCCTTGGGTCTTTCCGCCTGGAAGCGGGCGTGTTTCGCAGCATCAAGGATGATCCACTTGTGTTTGCAGACCTGGCGTTGGGCACCGGAAGCGACGGTTCCATTTCCAATCGTCTGATCATTGCCGACAAGGACAGTTATGCCGCTTCAACGTCGGGAGAGATACGGCTGACTTATGCGTGGGGCAGCGCCAGAGCTCGCCACCGGCTTCTGGCAGATGTTCGAGGCCGCACGCAGCGCCGCCTGTTTGGCGGTCAGCAAGCAATTGCGCTCGGGGCAAGCGTTGCCGATGTTCCGGATATTCGGCCGCAGCCGATTTTCGCGTTCGGTCCGGATGATCGATCGCATGTTCGGCAGTTCACTTTTGGCCTCGGCTACAATCTTGATGTCAAAGGTACAGGCACTCTCGGCCTTGCCGTCCAAAAGAGCAGCTATCGCAAGCAAACGCTCTTCGCGAACCCGACACTCCCGTCGCTGGTAAGTCGCGACAAGCCCTTGCTTTTCAGTGTCAATGGAACGCTTGAGCTTTTGCCGGGTCTCTCGGCCTATGGCGGCTTTGTGCGCGGCCTCGAAGAAAGTGCCATAGCCCCGGACGTTGCAAGCAACCGCAACGAAGCGCCGCCGGCGTTGCGGACGCGCCAGATGGATGCCGGGCTGCGCTATGCATTTTCGCCAAAACTCAGCATGATCATCGGCTTGTTCAATGTCAAAAAGCCCTATTTCAACCTCGATGCAACGAACCGCTTTCGGGAATTGGGAAGCGTAAGCAATCGGGGCGTCGAATTCTCGCTTGCCGGAACCGTCGTGCCAGGTGTCACCGCTGTGGCCGGCGCCTTGCTGCTTGACCCGCAAGTGAGCGGTGAAGCCGTAACCCTCGGCATCATCGGACCGCGCCCGGCCGGGTCAGTCGCCCGACGCGCCATTGCCAATCTTGACTGGAAACCTGTCGGCCAGGACGCCTGGTCTTTCGATCTCGCTTATGAATGCTTTTCCGGGGCGACCGGCGATCGGCTCAATACGTTTACCTCGCCTGCGCGGACCACATTCGGGCTGGGCGCTCGATATCGGTTCCGGATCGGCAACGCCAAGTTGCTTCTGCGCGGGCAGGTTGTGAACCTTTTCAACGATTACGGTTGGAAGGTGAGCAGCAGTGGTGGATTCACGTTTACGCTTCCGAGAAAAGCCGTCATCAATCTCGCCGCCGATTTTTGA
- the hspQ gene encoding heat shock protein HspQ — translation MNSFFDHQPKAKLPSAPPVAHARFGIGDVVRHRIFDFRGVVFDIDPVFANSEEWYESIPMEVRPARDQPFYHLLAEGADSSYVAYVSQQNLLRDEEDGPVHHPAIPGLFENFDGERYPLKRVHRH, via the coding sequence ATGAACTCCTTTTTCGATCACCAGCCCAAGGCGAAACTGCCAAGCGCTCCTCCGGTTGCTCACGCGCGCTTCGGCATTGGCGATGTTGTGCGGCACCGGATTTTCGATTTCCGCGGCGTCGTGTTCGATATTGATCCCGTTTTCGCAAATAGCGAAGAGTGGTATGAGTCCATTCCGATGGAAGTCCGCCCGGCGCGAGACCAGCCGTTTTATCACTTGCTCGCCGAGGGTGCAGACAGCAGCTATGTTGCCTATGTGAGCCAGCAGAACCTGCTTCGTGACGAGGAAGACGGCCCAGTCCATCACCCGGCCATCCCCGGCCTGTTCGAGAACTTCGACGGGGAACGCTATCCGCTCAAACGGGTTCACCGGCACTAA
- a CDS encoding TonB-dependent receptor: MHIRLSLLACVSLFAIAMPAFAQRTDNNAVASAEDAFGKTVVGDVQIGIYNPDDVRGFSPVSAGNLRLEGLYFDQQSNITDRLIEGSTVHVGISAQGYPFPAPTGIADYSLRKPGDKFVTSIGLNYGPWYGKSAEVDLQIPLQGDRLGLIAGAGLYREGNPWGGSPHTESYAVSLRYAPIPQFSIQPFWSQINFRNDESQPLIFTSGNFLPTRIPRNRFLGQKWADSQARLNTIGVVSQGKAAGFDLAVGIFRSTFSGAMDHTDLLFNVDPSGAAGDRVVIADKGNFFGSTSGEFKLSRNFIEGPRRHTIHATIRGRSLSRRYGGSDIIDLGPSSTLVPDFRAAPIEAFGAKTRDHVKQTTFGLGYEMRWRDVGELNLGLQKTNYSKQVDDPASVIPETKDSPYLFSATAAVHIVKNIALYAGYTRGLEESDVAPANAVNRNEAPPAIRTQQKDFGLRWTISPGVSAVLGYFDVRKPYYNLDTASRFRQLGDVRKRGLEFSISGQIAPGVNLVVGSVYLDAKVSGEEVDLGLIGERPVGTFKLHNVANLNWNLPWHKPLTLTARFESTSNRTANAANTLVIPARSVTSLGARYRLTVGNKPILIRGTVDNIFNKFGWNAGGSGFFVPNGSRRYSLTLATDL, translated from the coding sequence ATGCACATACGTCTCTCCCTGCTCGCCTGCGTTTCGCTCTTCGCAATTGCGATGCCCGCCTTTGCTCAACGCACAGACAATAATGCGGTCGCATCCGCTGAAGATGCCTTTGGAAAGACTGTGGTGGGCGATGTCCAAATCGGGATCTACAATCCGGACGATGTGCGAGGCTTCTCTCCCGTTTCCGCAGGCAATCTGCGCCTCGAAGGTTTATATTTCGACCAGCAATCGAACATCACGGATAGGCTGATTGAGGGGTCGACAGTGCATGTCGGAATTTCCGCCCAAGGCTATCCATTTCCTGCCCCTACTGGAATTGCTGACTATTCCTTGCGCAAGCCGGGCGATAAGTTCGTAACTTCGATCGGCCTCAATTACGGTCCGTGGTATGGCAAATCGGCTGAAGTCGACTTGCAGATTCCACTCCAGGGTGATCGTTTGGGCTTGATCGCAGGCGCTGGGCTCTACCGGGAGGGCAATCCTTGGGGCGGTTCTCCGCACACCGAGTCATATGCCGTTTCGCTTCGGTATGCACCGATCCCGCAATTCAGCATTCAGCCTTTCTGGAGCCAGATCAATTTCCGCAACGATGAAAGTCAGCCGCTCATCTTTACGAGTGGCAATTTCCTGCCGACGCGCATCCCTCGTAATCGGTTTCTTGGCCAGAAATGGGCGGATTCTCAGGCGAGGTTGAATACGATTGGCGTCGTTTCGCAGGGCAAGGCAGCCGGATTTGATCTTGCCGTCGGCATATTTCGTTCGACTTTTTCCGGCGCCATGGACCACACAGATCTGCTGTTCAATGTCGATCCTTCAGGAGCAGCCGGCGACCGCGTCGTCATTGCAGACAAGGGCAATTTCTTTGGCTCGACGTCGGGAGAATTCAAGCTCTCGCGCAATTTTATAGAGGGACCGCGACGCCATACGATCCACGCGACCATTCGCGGACGTTCGCTTTCCCGCCGTTACGGCGGCTCTGACATAATCGATCTTGGGCCGAGCAGCACGCTGGTGCCAGATTTCCGTGCAGCGCCAATCGAAGCCTTCGGTGCCAAGACCCGCGATCATGTCAAGCAGACGACGTTCGGTCTCGGTTATGAAATGCGATGGCGCGACGTTGGGGAATTGAACCTGGGTCTCCAGAAGACCAACTATTCCAAACAGGTTGATGATCCTGCCAGCGTGATTCCCGAAACGAAGGATTCGCCCTATTTGTTCAGTGCCACAGCAGCCGTGCACATCGTCAAGAATATTGCCCTCTACGCCGGGTATACCCGCGGTCTTGAAGAAAGCGATGTCGCGCCGGCAAATGCCGTCAACCGCAATGAGGCACCACCAGCAATCCGGACCCAGCAAAAGGATTTCGGCCTGCGCTGGACGATCAGTCCCGGTGTCTCGGCGGTCCTTGGCTATTTCGACGTGCGAAAGCCTTATTACAACCTCGACACGGCATCGCGCTTTCGTCAGCTCGGCGACGTGCGAAAGCGTGGCCTTGAATTTTCCATTTCGGGCCAGATCGCGCCGGGTGTGAATCTCGTCGTCGGGTCCGTCTATCTTGATGCAAAGGTTTCCGGCGAGGAGGTTGATCTTGGGTTGATCGGCGAGAGGCCTGTGGGGACTTTCAAGCTTCACAATGTCGCAAATCTCAATTGGAACCTTCCCTGGCACAAGCCTCTCACGCTGACAGCGCGGTTCGAAAGCACGAGCAATCGCACTGCCAATGCCGCAAACACTTTGGTCATTCCAGCCCGCTCGGTCACCAGCCTTGGCGCGCGTTATCGGCTGACGGTTGGCAACAAGCCGATCCTTATCCGAGGAACAGTTGATAATATTTTCAACAAGTTCGGCTGGAATGCTGGCGGAAGCGGCTTTTTCGTGCCGAATGGATCGCGGCGCTACTCATTGACGCTGGCGACGGACCTTTGA
- a CDS encoding queuosine precursor transporter: MSEKELSAVEASSIRQFRAFDVVMAAFVAILLLSNLIGAAKLSTLGGFTFGAGILFFPIGYVIGDVLTEVYGYAHARRCIWVGFAALIFMAFMSWVVVSLPPAAGWTGQEAYESVFGQVPRIVLASIVAFWAGEFVNSFVLARMKIMTAGKYLWTRTIGSTVFGQAVDSLIFYPLAFYGVWSTNQVLTVMLTNWALKVSWEAVLTPVTYMVVGWLKRHEGVDIFDRHTDFTPFKTAV; the protein is encoded by the coding sequence ATGAGCGAAAAAGAACTTTCTGCCGTTGAGGCCTCTTCGATAAGGCAATTCAGGGCCTTCGATGTGGTGATGGCTGCATTCGTGGCAATCCTGCTGCTTTCAAACCTGATTGGCGCCGCCAAACTCTCGACGTTAGGCGGCTTCACCTTCGGAGCAGGCATCTTATTCTTCCCGATCGGGTACGTGATCGGTGACGTGCTCACCGAAGTCTACGGCTATGCCCATGCCCGGCGGTGCATATGGGTGGGGTTTGCAGCGCTCATTTTCATGGCATTCATGAGCTGGGTTGTCGTCAGTTTGCCCCCTGCCGCTGGATGGACCGGGCAGGAAGCCTATGAAAGTGTGTTCGGTCAGGTGCCTCGCATTGTGTTGGCCTCCATCGTTGCCTTTTGGGCCGGAGAGTTCGTGAACTCTTTTGTTTTAGCGCGCATGAAAATCATGACCGCCGGCAAATATCTCTGGACCCGGACCATCGGGTCGACGGTTTTTGGCCAGGCTGTCGATAGCCTGATTTTTTACCCACTTGCCTTTTATGGGGTGTGGAGCACGAACCAGGTGTTGACCGTAATGCTTACAAACTGGGCCCTCAAGGTCAGCTGGGAGGCGGTGCTTACGCCAGTGACCTATATGGTCGTCGGTTGGCTCAAGCGTCATGAAGGTGTGGACATATTCGATCGGCACACGGATTTTACACCGTTCAAGACCGCGGTCTAG
- a CDS encoding 2-oxo-Delta(3)-4,5,5-trimethylcyclopentenylacetyl-CoA monooxygenase — MIEGEQRVDFDAVVIGAGVTGIYQTHLLEQRGLSVLGVEAGADVGGTWFWNRYPGCRLDTESYAYGYFALKGIIPDWNWSESFASQPEMLRYANRAADAMDVRKLYKFKTRVIAAHYRDDANLWSVALDSGETVTCRFLISATGPLSATRMPDIKGIDAFKGESFHSSRWPAEADGTPKTIDFTGKRVGVIGTGATGVQIIPIAAETAKLLYVFQRTPNWCTPLGNAPLSKSDMDLIRKRYPTILEYVKVTDTAFPYHRDTRKATDVSAAERETFFEGLYNQPGYGIWLSGFRDLLLSRESNQFLADFVAKKIRQRVSNQAVASKLIPTDHPFGAKRVPMETNYYEAYNKDSVHLVDIHEAPIVEVTDKGIRTTDNLYELDVIIYATGFDAVTGSLDRIDIRGKGGTALKDAWADGPTTYLGLQARGFPNFFTLVGPHNGSAFCNVGVCGALQAEWVTQMLCYMTANGFSFSEPTQEAEDAWTEMIYRDFSRTLMAEANAWWVKTTTKPDGTVVRRTLVYVGGGPEYRKRCEQVAYGNYEGFTLA, encoded by the coding sequence GTGATTGAAGGCGAACAGAGGGTCGATTTCGACGCAGTGGTGATCGGGGCCGGGGTAACCGGCATCTATCAGACGCACTTGCTCGAGCAGCGGGGCCTGAGTGTCCTTGGCGTCGAAGCGGGCGCCGATGTTGGCGGAACATGGTTCTGGAACAGATATCCGGGGTGCCGACTCGATACCGAAAGCTACGCCTATGGCTATTTCGCGCTGAAAGGTATCATCCCCGACTGGAACTGGAGCGAATCCTTCGCCTCGCAGCCGGAAATGCTGCGTTATGCCAATCGCGCCGCTGATGCGATGGATGTGCGCAAACTCTACAAATTCAAGACACGCGTGATCGCCGCACACTATCGTGATGATGCCAATCTCTGGTCGGTCGCATTGGACAGTGGCGAAACGGTCACATGTCGCTTCCTGATTTCCGCGACCGGCCCCCTTTCTGCGACACGGATGCCAGACATCAAGGGTATCGACGCGTTCAAGGGGGAGTCATTCCATTCGTCGCGCTGGCCAGCCGAAGCGGACGGAACACCAAAGACGATCGACTTCACCGGCAAACGCGTGGGCGTCATCGGTACCGGCGCAACCGGCGTCCAGATCATCCCCATTGCAGCAGAGACCGCGAAGCTGCTTTATGTTTTCCAGCGCACACCCAACTGGTGCACCCCGCTTGGCAATGCTCCGCTCAGCAAAAGCGACATGGACCTTATCCGCAAACGCTACCCGACGATCCTTGAATATGTGAAGGTGACGGACACGGCATTTCCCTATCATCGCGACACGCGCAAGGCGACCGACGTTTCGGCAGCAGAGCGCGAGACATTCTTCGAGGGTCTCTACAACCAGCCCGGCTATGGCATTTGGCTGAGCGGATTTCGCGACTTGCTGCTCAGCAGGGAGTCCAACCAGTTCCTTGCTGACTTCGTCGCCAAGAAAATCCGCCAGCGGGTCAGCAACCAGGCAGTCGCCAGCAAGCTGATCCCGACAGATCATCCCTTCGGTGCCAAGCGCGTACCGATGGAGACCAACTATTACGAAGCCTACAACAAGGACAGCGTGCACCTCGTCGATATCCACGAAGCGCCGATTGTGGAGGTGACGGACAAGGGCATCCGTACGACGGACAATCTTTATGAACTCGACGTCATCATTTATGCGACAGGTTTCGACGCTGTTACCGGTTCGCTCGACCGGATCGATATCAGGGGTAAGGGCGGGACTGCCTTGAAGGACGCATGGGCCGATGGCCCGACCACCTACCTTGGCCTGCAGGCGCGCGGCTTTCCGAACTTCTTCACTCTTGTCGGCCCGCACAATGGTTCTGCCTTCTGCAATGTCGGAGTCTGCGGCGCCCTGCAGGCCGAATGGGTGACCCAGATGCTCTGCTACATGACCGCCAACGGCTTCAGCTTCTCCGAACCGACGCAGGAAGCCGAAGACGCCTGGACCGAAATGATATACCGCGATTTCTCCCGCACCCTGATGGCCGAAGCCAATGCCTGGTGGGTCAAGACGACAACCAAGCCCGACGGCACGGTTGTTCGCCGAACATTGGTCTATGTCGGTGGTGGACCTGAATATCGCAAACGCTGCGAACAGGTGGCGTATGGCAACTATGAGGGGTTCACCCTCGCTTGA
- a CDS encoding SDR family NAD(P)-dependent oxidoreductase: MGKLEGKTAIITGASRGMGESHARRFVREGARVLLTDMRIAEGEALAKDLGPNAKFVQHDVTKAADWDSVIREAEAFFGPVEILVNNAGILGAMAKTADISEADYLQVCAVNQHSVYLGMHAVIPSMLRRGKGSIVNISSIAGLVANYGFPSLAYVASKFAVRGMTKAAAVEYGPHNIRANSVHPGFIMTPMMVEATNEEGGDALSMIPLGRIAEPEEVSNLVLFLASDESSYISGAEHVIDAGMTAQ, from the coding sequence ATGGGAAAGCTTGAAGGAAAAACCGCCATCATCACCGGAGCATCACGCGGAATGGGTGAATCGCATGCACGCCGCTTCGTTCGCGAGGGCGCTAGGGTGCTGCTCACCGACATGCGCATCGCGGAAGGTGAGGCCTTGGCAAAAGATCTCGGGCCAAATGCGAAGTTCGTCCAGCATGATGTGACCAAGGCTGCCGACTGGGATAGCGTGATCCGGGAAGCGGAGGCGTTCTTCGGCCCCGTCGAAATCCTCGTCAACAATGCCGGGATCCTTGGCGCGATGGCCAAGACCGCCGACATCAGCGAAGCCGATTATCTGCAGGTCTGCGCGGTCAACCAGCACTCCGTCTATCTCGGCATGCATGCCGTCATCCCCTCCATGTTGCGGCGCGGCAAGGGATCAATCGTCAACATCTCCTCCATTGCGGGCCTGGTTGCCAATTATGGATTCCCCAGCCTCGCCTATGTCGCCAGCAAGTTTGCGGTGCGCGGCATGACCAAGGCCGCGGCGGTCGAGTATGGGCCACACAATATTCGCGCCAACTCCGTGCACCCCGGCTTCATCATGACGCCCATGATGGTCGAAGCCACCAACGAGGAAGGCGGCGATGCCCTGTCGATGATCCCGCTTGGCCGGATCGCGGAACCCGAAGAAGTGTCGAACCTTGTCCTGTTCCTCGCATCCGACGAGTCCTCCTACATCTCGGGCGCGGAACACGTCATCGATGCCGGGATGACCGCGCAATAG
- a CDS encoding TspO/MBR family protein — protein sequence MSELASKGQLRMSFLRWALLTVPAILFLGLFMSRISNSRFGNPWFDALAKPDWFPPGWLFGAVWSALYVLIGLAVAHILHARGAQGRRTAIGLFLVQLALNLSWTPVFFVAHQVTAALWLIMLIFVLAVATTISFSRIRKAAAWLMVPYLAWLAFATVLAWEMERLNPDAEQLQAPAASTQIAL from the coding sequence GTGAGTGAGTTGGCGTCCAAAGGGCAATTGCGCATGTCGTTCCTGCGTTGGGCCTTGTTGACCGTCCCGGCGATTCTTTTCCTGGGTCTGTTTATGAGCCGCATCTCGAATAGCCGGTTCGGGAATCCCTGGTTCGATGCGCTCGCCAAACCGGACTGGTTTCCGCCAGGCTGGCTATTCGGCGCCGTGTGGTCGGCCCTTTACGTCCTCATTGGTCTGGCAGTCGCGCATATTCTGCACGCGCGCGGTGCGCAGGGCAGAAGGACCGCAATCGGCCTGTTCCTTGTGCAACTTGCCCTGAATCTCTCCTGGACGCCGGTCTTCTTTGTCGCCCACCAGGTAACAGCAGCGCTTTGGCTGATCATGCTGATCTTCGTTCTGGCTGTCGCGACGACCATCTCATTCAGTCGCATCCGAAAAGCTGCGGCTTGGCTTATGGTGCCCTACCTTGCCTGGCTGGCGTTTGCGACCGTACTTGCCTGGGAAATGGAACGATTGAATCCCGATGCAGAGCAACTGCAAGCGCCAGCAGCGAGCACGCAAATCGCGCTTTAG
- a CDS encoding MFS transporter, with translation MAAGIDRSRLKAIIGGSAGNLVEWYDWYAYSVLSIYFAPVFFPDGDPTAQLLNTAAIFAVGFLMRPIGAWIMGIYADRHGRKSGLALSVGLMCAGSILIAVTPGFATIGVAAPLLLVVARMLQGLSVGGEYGASATYLSEMATRSARGFWSSFQYVTLIAGQLAALMTVLLLQLLLSEAALDSWGWRIPFVIGAVLALVVYILRSRLAETESFKSQSHDRPVSNARNLWRHHPREFVLVAMITAGGSMSFYAYTTYMQKFLVNTSGFDKQTATAVMTAALVVFMAMQPLWGIASDRVGRKPLLLLFGFAGMAVTVPVFSALATVTSPLLALILILVPLSLLGAYTSISALIKAELFPAHIRTLGVSLPYAIGNTLFGGTAEYAALWFKRIGAESGFYWYLTIIIGVALVGFILLPDTKHTSLIAED, from the coding sequence ATGGCAGCTGGCATTGATCGTTCGCGCTTGAAGGCCATCATTGGCGGGTCGGCAGGTAATCTGGTCGAATGGTATGATTGGTATGCCTATTCGGTCCTTTCGATCTATTTTGCGCCGGTGTTCTTCCCTGATGGCGATCCGACTGCGCAACTGCTTAACACAGCGGCGATTTTTGCGGTGGGATTCCTGATGCGGCCGATTGGTGCCTGGATCATGGGCATCTATGCGGATCGTCATGGGCGGAAGTCCGGCTTGGCGCTTTCGGTTGGGCTGATGTGTGCAGGGTCTATCCTGATTGCGGTAACACCCGGATTTGCAACCATAGGCGTTGCAGCGCCTTTGCTCCTCGTGGTTGCAAGGATGTTGCAAGGTTTGTCCGTGGGTGGCGAATATGGCGCAAGCGCAACCTATCTCTCCGAAATGGCGACCCGCTCAGCGCGCGGCTTTTGGTCAAGCTTTCAGTATGTGACGTTGATTGCTGGCCAACTGGCGGCACTCATGACCGTCCTTCTGCTCCAGTTACTTCTGAGCGAGGCAGCGCTTGACAGCTGGGGATGGCGCATACCGTTCGTGATTGGTGCGGTGCTGGCTCTTGTGGTTTACATCCTGCGAAGCCGCCTCGCCGAGACGGAATCGTTCAAGTCGCAATCCCACGACCGCCCGGTTTCAAATGCGCGCAATCTTTGGCGGCATCATCCGCGTGAGTTCGTTTTGGTCGCAATGATTACTGCTGGCGGAAGCATGAGTTTCTACGCCTACACAACTTACATGCAGAAATTTCTCGTCAACACGAGCGGCTTTGACAAGCAGACCGCGACTGCCGTGATGACTGCTGCACTTGTGGTGTTCATGGCCATGCAGCCGCTTTGGGGCATTGCTTCGGATCGGGTGGGTCGAAAGCCGCTCCTGCTGCTTTTCGGATTTGCCGGAATGGCTGTAACCGTCCCGGTCTTTTCGGCTCTTGCGACCGTTACATCGCCCTTGCTTGCTCTGATCCTGATCCTGGTGCCACTTTCGCTGCTGGGTGCCTACACATCGATCAGCGCGCTCATCAAGGCGGAACTCTTCCCTGCGCATATCCGAACGCTTGGCGTGTCATTGCCTTACGCCATCGGGAACACCTTGTTTGGAGGGACAGCAGAATATGCTGCCCTTTGGTTCAAGCGCATTGGGGCGGAGTCGGGCTTTTACTGGTATTTGACGATCATCATCGGCGTCGCGCTGGTCGGGTTCATTCTTCTGCCTGACACGAAGCACACAAGTCTTATTGCTGAAGACTGA
- a CDS encoding TlyA family RNA methyltransferase: MAKSRVDQILVERGLAESRARAQALILAGLVFSGERKIEKAGQALDLEAPLDVRGRDHPWVSRGGIKLAHGLDHFGWDVTGAAAIDVGSSTGGFTDVLLTRGACRVYAVDSGTNQLAWKLRQDPRVIVLEKTNARHLTPDIIPEPIDLIVCDASFIGLAKVLERPMTFAKSGARLLALIKPQFEAGREEVGKGGVVRDPAVHLRVCLEVERWLAAMGWSSLGIEQSPITGPEGNVEFLIAAQLVSLT; this comes from the coding sequence ATGGCAAAATCGCGTGTCGATCAGATTCTTGTTGAACGCGGCCTGGCTGAGAGCCGGGCGCGGGCACAAGCCCTGATCCTTGCCGGTCTCGTCTTTTCGGGTGAACGCAAGATCGAGAAGGCCGGGCAAGCACTCGATCTGGAGGCGCCTCTCGATGTGCGTGGACGGGATCATCCGTGGGTCTCGCGCGGCGGGATTAAACTGGCGCACGGGCTCGATCATTTTGGCTGGGACGTGACGGGAGCCGCAGCCATCGACGTCGGTAGCTCGACAGGGGGCTTCACAGACGTGCTGCTGACCCGCGGCGCATGCCGCGTCTATGCGGTCGACAGCGGCACCAATCAACTCGCCTGGAAATTGCGCCAGGACCCCCGCGTCATTGTCCTTGAAAAAACCAATGCGCGCCATTTGACCCCGGACATCATTCCCGAGCCGATAGATCTGATTGTATGTGATGCGAGTTTCATTGGCTTGGCCAAGGTCCTTGAACGACCCATGACATTCGCCAAGTCAGGAGCGCGGCTTTTGGCACTGATCAAACCGCAATTTGAAGCGGGCAGGGAAGAAGTGGGAAAGGGCGGCGTCGTTCGCGATCCTGCTGTCCATCTGCGTGTATGCCTCGAAGTCGAGCGCTGGCTCGCCGCTATGGGGTGGAGCAGTTTGGGCATTGAACAGAGCCCGATTACCGGGCCCGAAGGCAATGTCGAATTCCTGATCGCTGCCCAATTGGTCAGCTTGACGTAA
- a CDS encoding DnaJ domain-containing protein codes for MDDSEHFVDFYKVLQVKPNCDTKVLEASYRRLAKMYHPDHIDTADAQRFNDVVEAYRALRTPAERDKYNILYSKRTGFKFPSKDDLNLDEALAISDADAHARILLHLYKRRREHAQDAGVGRYFVQVMLNCSDEHFEFHIWYLKSKGFIEITEQGTLAITIEGVDHVISMSQTSVVEKLRITQSGDPL; via the coding sequence ATGGATGATAGCGAACACTTTGTAGACTTTTACAAGGTTTTGCAGGTCAAACCAAATTGCGACACGAAGGTGCTTGAAGCTTCCTATCGTCGGCTGGCAAAGATGTACCACCCCGACCATATCGACACGGCGGACGCCCAAAGATTCAATGACGTCGTTGAGGCCTACAGGGCCCTCAGAACTCCGGCTGAGCGCGATAAGTATAATATCCTTTACTCAAAAAGAACGGGTTTCAAGTTTCCCTCAAAAGATGACCTAAATCTCGATGAAGCATTGGCAATCTCTGATGCAGATGCACATGCCAGGATTCTTCTCCATCTCTATAAGAGAAGGCGGGAGCATGCCCAGGATGCTGGTGTTGGCCGATATTTCGTCCAGGTGATGTTGAACTGCTCAGATGAGCACTTTGAGTTTCATATTTGGTATCTCAAGTCGAAGGGTTTCATCGAGATCACCGAACAAGGAACCTTGGCAATCACCATTGAGGGCGTCGATCACGTAATTTCTATGTCCCAAACCTCAGTGGTCGAAAAGCTTCGAATTACGCAATCGGGCGATCCCCTGTAG